A portion of the Candidatus Babeliales bacterium genome contains these proteins:
- a CDS encoding cysteine synthase family protein gives MHKHLLSTIGNTPLTCIPFTTSATLYAKLEYLNPGGSVKDRTALYMIEDAEKSGKLQPNGTIIDASSGNYGIALAMIGAAKGYKVIITTTPKISQEKLQTMQAYGAQVVVCPSMPSIKDPNSHYSTACNLHKEIVNSFMPNQYFNPVNAQAHYSLTGPEIWQQTAGTITHFFAAAGSGGTVAGIGRYLKEKNPAIKVIALDSDNSFHSTQGNPKPYKIEGMGIDFYSDVIDYHNNTYIDEIIPVSDENAFTMLKTLARNYGFLVGLTSGAVAWGVHEYLPYLKKDDVVVMIFGDSGRAYLTKNVY, from the coding sequence ATGCATAAACACCTACTTTCAACGATCGGTAACACCCCTTTAACCTGTATTCCATTCACTACATCAGCAACATTATATGCAAAGCTTGAGTACCTCAATCCAGGTGGAAGTGTAAAAGATCGTACCGCATTATATATGATAGAAGATGCTGAAAAATCTGGTAAATTACAACCTAATGGAACAATCATCGATGCATCATCAGGCAATTATGGCATTGCTCTTGCCATGATTGGAGCTGCAAAAGGCTATAAAGTAATTATCACCACCACACCTAAGATTAGCCAAGAAAAATTACAAACTATGCAAGCATACGGAGCGCAAGTCGTTGTGTGTCCTTCCATGCCATCCATAAAAGATCCTAACAGCCATTATTCAACAGCGTGCAATCTCCACAAAGAGATAGTTAATTCATTTATGCCTAATCAATACTTTAATCCTGTTAATGCGCAAGCGCATTATAGCCTAACAGGCCCAGAGATCTGGCAACAAACGGCCGGTACTATAACTCACTTTTTTGCAGCAGCTGGTTCTGGTGGAACAGTCGCTGGTATAGGAAGATATTTAAAAGAAAAAAATCCTGCCATTAAAGTCATAGCACTTGATTCAGATAACTCATTCCATTCAACACAAGGAAATCCTAAACCGTATAAAATTGAAGGAATGGGTATAGATTTTTATTCAGACGTAATTGATTATCATAACAATACGTATATAGATGAAATTATTCCTGTATCTGATGAAAATGCATTCACTATGCTCAAAACTTTGGCAAGAAATTATGGTTTTTTAGTAGGATTAACAAGCGGTGCTGTTGCATGGGGGGTTCATGAATACCTTCCTTATTTAAAAAAAGATGACGTTGTGGTAATGATTTTTGGAGATTCAGGAAGAGCATACTTAACAAAAAACGTGTATTAA